The sequence ccggccccgggcgtAGAAGAATCATCCTCCCGTTTCACGGAGAGGAAATGAGGAGCCCCGGCCAGGGTGGTGACGGGAGCCAGTGGTGGGACGTGTGTCGTGGCCTCGCCTCCCTCAGGCACCGGCCACGTGAACGTGGAAGAAGCGGAGAAGCTCTTGCAGCCCTACCTGAAGCGGTACCCTAAGGTGAGCCCCGCCCGAGCCCCGCCCGAGCCCCgcccgagccccgccccgccccctgcccagcgcgcagccccgcccctagccccgccccctggatccccgccccctgcccagcGCGCAGACCCGCCCTtagccccgcccccggagcccagCCCCGCCGCCTGCCCGCGTGTCTCCGCAGGGCGCCATCTTCCTGTTCTTCGCAGGGCGGATTGAAGCCATTAAAGGCAATGTTGACACAGTGAGTGGTGCGGGGCCCCCGGGCCTCCCGGACCACCGAGTGGACGGGCCGGCGGGCACATTCGGGGAGGTGGGAGCCATTCTGAAGGAGACCGtgtgctgggaggagggaggaggtggcgCTTGCGGCGGGCGCGCCGGCAGGCAGGTGGAGGCCCCGCGGGAGTGCGAGCTGCGGACGCCCAGGGACCGGCACCGTGGGCGCAGCGGCGGGGCCCGCCGGTGAGGTTGGCGCCTTGCTGGGCTCGGGGGCCACCGGAGGTTCAGAGCGCGGCGGCGTCCCCGGGGGGCCTGTGGGCTGGGGTTCCGGGGCCGCGGCGGCAGGACAGATGCCCGGGAGCTCCTGGGGCTCTGGAGGTGGCGCTGAGGCAGACGCCGGTCGCTCTGACGCCAGCCTCTCCTGCCCTTTCATTTTGTGCTCAAAGACTAGCATCCCAccgaggggcaggggctgggcgcAGGGCCTAGGAGTGGCATGCGGCGGGTGGGACAGGAGCGGAGCCAGGACCCCGTCCCCTTGCCCCCCTCCCTCCGTGCctcgcggggtgggggtggcgctGGGGGCTGACTGGCAGGTGCCCGCAGGCCATCCGGCGGTTCGAGGAGTGCTGCGAGGCCCAGCAGCACTGGAAGCAGTTCCACCACATGTGCTACTGGGAGCTGATGTGGTGCTTCACCTACAAGGGCCAGTGGAAGATGGCCTACTTCTACGCGGACCTGCTCAGCAAGGAGAACTCCTGGTCCAAGGTGGGCTGACACCTAGTGCTGGGCCACCTGGCCATGAGCCCCAGACCCAGGGCCACACCCCCAACTGAGAGCAGGTGACTCAAGCTGAAATTGAAAGGAAACCCTAAGTTCTAATAGGACTTGGGGTTGGTGGGAACCACAGACCGTGAGGAGCGGGCAAAGTTTAAAACTACAGGGTATTAGTCAGGGTTTTTCATCCCAGGGAACAGAAACatgcccaggtgcccaggtgaGCGCCGACCATAGAGCATTGTTCTGGTGAAGGCGGCCACCAGCTACAGGGGTGTGAGGAGCCCTGCGGTGCGCCAGTCCAACTGGAAACAGTACTTTCAATTTTAACTCTAATTAGttcagatttaaatttaaaaagtcacacaGGGGTAGTGGCCACGGTACTGGACTATGCAGGTTGAAAACACAAAAGGTTCACAGAACTGAAAAATTCTAGGCCCCACCGATTTCAGATAGGCTGGATCCAGGAATTTCAAATGGTGTCATCATGGCGTGTTCTGCTCTGTGCAGTGCAGGCAGGTTTTCTCCTTGTGACAGACATGGCCATGGACTCACATCTTCCTTTTGGCTTCAGCCACAGTCACACAGTCGAGGCTGCCTGGTCTGGCATAGATCCCATGTCAGTGCTTGGAACCAGGGGCAGGAAAACTCCTCAGGGATCAAGCGTAGGAGAGAGGTGGTTCTCCGGGAAAAAATGAGGTGATGTTCCCAGAAAAAGTGTTGGTTGGTGGGGGAGCCATTAAAGAGAAGCCATGAAGGCAAAGTGGAGCAAAGCAGATGCCCAAAGTACGTGAAAACTTCCCACCTCGTGGTGAGTGGTGAGAGGAGTAACGGCCATTTTCGTGGTGAGATAGCCCAGAATTTGAACCAAGACTACTCAGGATTGGAGAGATTGGCAGGGGTGTCCAGGGCGGTATTGGCCGGTGTGCACAGCGAGTGTCTGGGTGTCTCTGAGTCCCAATTTctcgcccctcccccaccttttcAGTACCCTTCCTGGGGCCCAAGCTGCAGGGGAGTTCTTTGGGTTGGGGCAGGCTACTGTGGGCCCAGCACTTGCCTCCCCTCCACGCCCGAAGAGGGAGGCCAAGAGAGGGTATGTAGCTTTCCTGGGCCACGCAGCTGTCGGTGACAGACCCTGGATCTGAAGACCCTTCCTTGTGACTCAGAGGCAGAGGCCTTTGCTTGTCCCTCGTCCCATAAGCCCCACTGAGGAGGCTCCTCTTGGCCTGAGACCACCCTGCTGTGGAAGGTGCTCCCTCAGAGGCAGCCCCGCGCCGGAGTTCATCCCTcttcacctcccacccccagcgGGGCCCACGGCCTCAGGGGACCTGGTTGGGAGCTGGAGCGGCAGCTGGGAAGGGAGGACAGGGTAGTTCACAGCTgctggggcagggccaggcctcgCAGGTGTCAGGAGGTCTGCCTGTGACTACATTCTGGCTCCACTCACTGTGACTTGGAGGTGGTCACCCCCCCATCACCTCTTCAGAAGTGCTTCCTGTGAAGTGGGGGGTATCCCCCAACTCCTGGGGCCTCCTTCAATCCGCCCCTGTAGCACTTGGCCACCGGGCACTGCCTCAGCGCAGAGCCTTCCAGGCCCAGGACGCTGAGGCCGCAGTTGGGGGGACAGAAGCCACGCATCCCACGGATTTGGGGAACAGCTGAGAGGCCAGTGCAGCCCGGAGCAGTGATGGGCGACAGGACGCCCAGGTGGCGCGGAGACAGGCGGGGCCTACGGCGCCTCCAGGGCCTCTGGGTTGCTAAACGTGAAGGCTGCGAGGATTCCAGACACGAGCTGACATGAGCTGACATGAGATCAGGGTGGCCCCTGGGCAGCTCCCCAGCTTGCATCCGACGCTTGGGTTTGGCTCTGGTCACCGTCTCAGGGCCCCCGGGGGTGTGAGTGCACGTTGGCGCCGCGCTCAGCGCGGGCTCTGCCGCTCCTTCCCCGTCCTCTGTTCAAAAAAGCCCAGGATGGTGCGGAAGTGGCTGGCTGGGCAGGAGCGCGGCAGGAGCGGAGCGGGAGAGGGCGAAGGAGACCAGCAGCCAGcacgagggggggggggggggggggagggctgccCCGCGTGCAGATGGCATGTCGGCATCCGCGGGGGAAGGGGGGTGATGTGCCTGGGGGACAGGTGTCCGAGGAGCGCCGCCTCCTCCGCTGCCCGTGGTCCGGGGGCCAGGCCCCTGAAGCCCCCAAACCCCGGGCCCCCTGCAGCTCTGTTCCTGCAAGCAGGCGACGCATATGTCCTTCCGGCCCTGGCCGCGGCCCGGCTTGTGGGGAGGGGTCACCCCAGGGCCCTGCCGCTCTTCTGGCCTCTGCTCTCTCAGGCCGTCAGTACTTTATGCTGCCCGCTTGTCACCTTCTTAGACCCACGTTGGTGCCTCCGGCTTTGCTCAGCCTGTTTCTTGTCTGGAAAGTTCTTCCTCAGCTCTCTGAATCTTCCCATTGGGTCTAGTCTGAAGGGGGTGCGTCCCAGAAGCCCTTACTGCCCGGTCCTCCCGCGCCGCCTGGCTGAGCACGCCCTGTAGGTGGGGAGCCTCGACCCGAGCCCCTCGTGGGCAGGCTCCCAGCTCAAGTCCTCGGGGAGCCCCGCTGCTTCAGTCTCTGCCCTGGGGCTCGGCTGTGGGGCTGGCCTCGAGAGGTCCGGAGGGTGGGCGGCTTACATGTTGTCATTGTGCTGTTGCTCTGCCGTGCACAGGCCACCTACATCTACATGAAGGCCGCCTACCTCAGCATGTTTGGAAAAGAGGATTACAAGCCGTTCGGGGATGATGAAGTGGAGTTGTTCAGGTGGGTCCTAGGCCGCAGCCACGTCTGCCCACAGCCACCCACGGCCACCCTGAGCTTTGGGcggggagggaggtggtgggcTTCTTAACTCCCCGGGCTCTGAGCTGCGGGACTCTCCCCCAGGATGGCCCCACAGCCTCATGCCCTAGCATCACCCCACCTCCTGCTGCTTGTTCCAGCCCGTTCAGGCTGTTCAGAGCCCCTCCGCCCCATGAAAGTGGTTTGTCAGCATCCTTCCCACTGAGCCTTTCTTCTGGTCAGTGGGATAGATGTGGAcactgaggtgcagagaggtcCCTCCTGCTGAGTTCCCACCAGCCGGGAGAAGCACTGTAGGGAACCAAATGGAGTCCCACAAGATCACATCTAGCCTCTGCCATTTCTTAGTTGTGTCTCTGTGAGCAATTTCAGCAGCTATGAAATGGGAATAACCACCTATGCCTTGCAGGGTTGTTTTGTGAATCAAATAGAACCTGCAAGAGCCTGGTGTAGGGCCTGGAGCCACGAAATGGCACCGCTGTTTTCATTCTTATCTGTACTGCCGTTTGCCTTCTGGCGAAGGGTCTGGGCAGGGCTCAGCCTCAGCAGGCTCACGGGGAGCCTTGGGCCTTCTGGTCAGGAGGGCTGTGCCCAGCTGGGAACCCTGCGCTTCCCACTAGTGCTGTCACATCCTAGTGTGTCTCATTTACCAAGCACCTCTACTTCATCTCAGTTCTTCCAGAAAGCCTGGAGGCTAAGTCTCTGGGGGGAGGAAGGATAATTTTCCCtttacatttttagtttcttGGCTAGAGACTGGCTGAGACACTCCCCAACCCCTAAtaaaagattaacaggagaaaaataaaccagagtTTAGTAACATGTGTACTTCCTGTATACATGGGAGAGACTCAGGAAAACTGAGCAACTGAAATGGCCCAGGCCATCACCTTAAATACCATCCctaaagataaaaaatgtttggggtgggggagcctgTTACGGGAGGTTTTCAGGCAAAGCAGGTAAAGGAGGGTAAGGTGCTTCTGCGGATTTAAGTCTCAGCCTTTTCCTTTGAAAAGAGTTTCTGGGGCTTCTCATCTTCTTCCAGACACAGAGGAGACACCCTGATAAATGGGAGGTCTCTTATAATTGTCTTAGGAAAGCTCAGCTTCTATTAGGTTTTCAGAGCTTTTTCTATATCTGCTGTTTCTTAATCAgcttaaaataatccttatgccaaagaggcatattttggggtgacaaATCCTGCCCCCATTCATATCATCAGATCCaattcagagatgagaaaactggcgTCCAGAGAGGTTCCGGTGAATAAGCAAGGGAGATGTTTGGCAAGGAACCTCACAACCAGACCCAGCTGTTTCCTGGGCCTGGAAGGCTCAGGCCTGAGGGTCCCAGCCACACCCAGTGTGTGCAGATCTCAGGGTGGGATGGAGCTGGGTGAGTGAGGCTCCAGATGTGGGAGCTTGCCTAGCTGCATGCATTTTACTCTGCCCGTGGAAACAGCTGAGACGGCCACAACTCACGTGGCAAGTTAAAGGTTTGAGCCGTGTGGTCTTAGGcagctccttcccttcctctgggTGTTAATCTCCCATATGAAACTGGGGTCAGACTTCTGCTGAGCCTTCTGGAAATGAGGCTTGTCTTGGAAGCAAGACAACTAGCAAAGCAGGCCTGCGACGTTTGCTGACATTCTCACCTCTGCCAGTGGGTGTGGAGGAGGCCTCTTACCCAGCCTTAGAAGTGGTCACGTCTGGAGGCAGGGCCTGCGGTGGAAGGCCAGAGCTCCAGGCTATGCTGTAGTCCAACACAGTGCCTCATATaaactggggaaactgaggccccgagAGGAGCCAAGCTGGAGAGCCGGCCTCCCTAGGTTTTTCTTCCCCTCATCTCTTTCACAGAGCAGTGCCTGCCCTGAAGCTCAAGATTGCTGGGAAATCTCTACCCACAGAGAAGTTTGCCATCCGGAAATCCAGACGCTACCTCTCTCCCAAACCAGTCTCTTTGCCAATTCCTGCTCTGGTGGGTAGGAGGGTCTAGACTGTCCCTGCGCTTGTTTGGGATTGTGGGGGTTACTGAAAGCCAGAGATACTGCGAGGGCCAGGGGGAAGTGGTTGCGGGGAGAAAGACCTTCATGCCTCAGGGCTCTGGAAAGGGTTTCACAGTTTACCTAGCACTGTGACAGAAGCACACAAATGAGTCTGAGCCAGGCCCTGCTTGATTAAAGTACTGGTCCGGTGGCggtggggagacagggaggcagGCTTCAGATGCTTCGAGGTGAAAGTGCCCGGGCAAAGGCATCACTCAGCTGTTTATGTTCCCACACATCTGTTTTAGTCCTGCCATATTTTAATGGTTTACACTGTCCCCCTCACTGGACCACGTTCTCCTAAGGCCCAGGACCGTGTTCTGTTCAAGTCTATAATAGCTAACAGTGTTATTGGGCACGGGCTGTGTTCTTTATACCCATTgcttcatttgatcctcacaaccaccctgtGTAGATGTTGGTGTATCCCGATTTTACAGATGGGGTAAGAAGGCATAAGAGATAAGCAGGaagataaaatatctaagaaataGGTAAGATATAAGTAGATGAAATAACTCCTCtggatcacacagctagtgactTGTTAGATTTTAAACCTAGAATGGTTTTAGAGCCCAGATTCTGAATGATGCTAATTCCACTCATGATTTTAGCAGGAATTAGAGAAGTTTCTAGCTTGTTAAGTCTGTTATTCAAATACTAAGGTAGCCAAAAAAGTAGAAAGGCACTGTTTTTTTCTGGTCCTGGCCCCACTGTTCACCAACTATGACCTTCGATAGGGTTCCCCTTCTCTTAATGTAAAATCAGGGGTAATATATACCTTGCCTGTTTCATACAGCAGTATGAGACTTAGctgataaaatgttaaatatttataaataaaaaaatttgattaatatagaatttatgtatttctgaaccaattttgaaactttaaaatgtacaataaaaaaaataaaacgtacAATAAAACTATTATCATATGGGGGATGAAAGGGCAACAAGTGACTATACCAAAAATTCAGGAGAGAATTTCCCAAACTATAATCTGCAAAATGCTTTTTATGCCTAAAACAGTCTGTGATTAAATATATTTGGGACAGACCAGCCTAAACAAAGTTGATATACTGTGGATCTTTTGGAGCCTTATATGATAATATGTATAGTAAGTCTCCAAGAATAAgctgaaaatgattttttcccctaaccTTTTGAGCCACAGACACCTATTTTTTTGCAGGAACATTTGCTACCTTGGGACCATATATACCATTAGAGGAATACTGGTTCTAAACTTAAGTTTCCTCCCTAGAACATAACAAGAACCAAAGCTGTAACATGTTTTTAGAACTTTTTGTATACAAATCACTTTCACATCTATGACCTGGTTCCATAGTTTAGGAAATGCTAATGGAATTATAAATAAACATCCAACTTAGTATTCTGATATTCCTGGCAGCCAAAGCCAAGAAAGGTATCAGGATGTGTGTTGCAATTTTCATGATGGCCCTTCAAGCCCAGTGCCTCGGGGGAAGAGAGACAAGGTGACACAGTCTTAAGAGCCAGAAGGGCCTTTAGTGATCCTCTGATCTGAGCTACACATTTTAcaactggggaaactgagaccctaCTGGGGAGGAAACCTTTGGACTGACTTCCTCCCTTGCCCTCAGGAAATGATGTACATTTGGAACGGCTACGCTGTGATCGGGAAGCAGCCGGAACTCACGGACAGGATCCTTGGGATTATCACCAAGGCTGAAGAGATGCTGGAGAAGGGCCCAGGTGACCACCCCCGGGCCCTTGAACCTGCCAGGCTGAGTCACATCACAGGTCTTTACAGTTACAGGTTCCCTCTACCAAAAATGTCCTTCTCTACCCTGGTTAATGGTCCTTTGCCTTTCTAGACTGAGTTTCAGTGGCATTTCTCCTCATTGTCCCTTGTCCCCCAGGTAGGGTTAAGGCCTCTTCTGGGCTCCCACAGCCCCTGGGCTCCCACGTCAATCCTGATCTCACTACATTGTCACTGTGTCAGTATCTGTTTTTCCTTCCCAGTTATGAACTTCCTGAGGACAGTGACTATGGGTCAGTTACCActctgtccccagggcccagcagagtAGGGGCTCTGCGAGTAACTGTCGCAGAAATAAACGAGCCTGCCTTCTTCCCTCACTCCCCTATTCTCAGAGAATGAGTACTCAGTGGATGATGAGTGCTTGGTGAAGTTGCTGAAAGGCCTCTGCCTGAAATACCTGGGCCGTGTCCAGGAAGCTGAGGAGAATTTCAGGAGCATCTCTTCCAAGTAAGTGCCTAGGTGGCTGCTCCCAGCCCGGGTGGCCGGCCTACTGCTGGGCCCGGGTCTCCTGGATAGAACTGGCTGGGTTCTCCTCCCTCACGAGCGCTCCAGTGCTTGACCCTAGCCCACCCCCCTCACTGCACTTGTACTAGTGTCTGTTCTACGCCAGGGTCCTTACTGGGCAAGATCATCGGATCCCATTCCCTGGGGCCACCAGCCCGGCCAACCACAGGAGTCCAACACTGAACTTTCAGGGGAATGGTGCCCCCTAGAGTTTGTAACTCAACTCCGCCCTTGAGGAGCACAAGCATTATAGGCAGAAGCTTTAGGAACTCCATCTGGTATGATCAAGACTGTGCTTGAGGCAAGCAGTGCCCTGAGGAGGGACCTAAACATACTGCGAGATAAGGCTTCCCAGGGAGGCCATCTCAACTGGGAAGTTTATTaggcagagaaaggaaagcaggagTTTTGAGTAGGTACCTGGGCACAAGGAAAACACGGAAGGTCGGGGTAACAGTGATTAAGTCCTTCCCTGCCTGGGTGAAGTTACAGAGGGACAGGGTTACAGAGGAAGTAAGGGGGACTAGACGGAGAAGGGATGGATGTTTTGCTTATATGGCCGAACTTTATCCTGTAGACAGAAGATCCGAGAAGAATACTTCACAGGGCAGATTTGGGTTTTAAAAGGTGACCTCTGGGGCAGCTTGGAGGATGGGTCAGAAGAGCCAGCCTGGAGACAGGAGACTTCCTAATTTCGTAAACCATTTCCCCTGGACCAGGGGGGTCGGGGACAAAGGTGGGCATGGGCAAAGGACAGGCACAAGCCAGAAGTTGTTGGGGCCCTAGGTGCAGAGGACTGGAAAGCCCTGCTGGCGATCATAAACCTTTCTACGGCTAAGAGTCTCCCCCAACTAGGCTTCATTGTCAGGGAGACGTGCATGAGGGCCCGGATCAGATCTTTCCACGCGGAGAGGGCTCAGGACGAACCCGAAGGATATCCAAGAGCAGGGCCTATAAGCCATATTCTTCTCTGTCCTACAGTGAAAAGAAGATTAAATATGACCACTACTTGATCCCAAATGCCCTGCTGGAGCTGGCCCTACTGTTTATGGAGCAAGGCAGAAACGAAGAGGCTGTCAAACTCTTGGAAACTGCCAAGTAAGGCGTGGGTAGCACTGGTCTCTCCTTTGTTCCCCCCAAGCTCAGGAGacaggagcagaggcagcagggagggTGCTGGTAAGGGCATTATGGGAGTCCAGAGGCCAGGCCTGGTCCCTGGGAACCCCGCAAGGATCGGGATCCCAGAAATAGGGAATGAATTACCCAGGGTCGCACCACAGGCCCAACTGCAGAGCTAGTAGAAGACCCAGGTCTGCCACCTTCTGGCCCCATGgatttctctcttaaaataattctGTCAGGCCTGGGGACTCAGCAGGCGTGGAGTAGTTCAAGGGTACCTACCAGGGTGAGGGCACTGTGTGGGATCTGTGAGTCCACACTGGGCAGGGCCCACCTCTTCGGACAGAGAGCCTCCTTGGCCTGGTAGCCTCCTGCAGCTCAGACTGAAGGAAGAACACTTCCCAGGGCAGCCTTACAGGTctgattctttgcttttttccaggCAAAACTACAAGAATTACTCCATGGAGTCAAGGACACATTTTAGAATCCAGGCAGCCGTACTCCAAGCCAAGTCTTCCCTAGAGAATGGCACCAGATCCACGGGCTCAGTGTCTTTGTAGTTTTATACAGCACTCCCTCCCAGGCTGGAAGACAGAGACACGGACAGAGCTCCtggaaacatttcaaaaagatccccccaccccccgccctgcctTTGGGGCCCACCGGTGCTCCAGCGGGACAGCGCGACATAGGTATCCACTCGGAAGGGAAGCCGGCATTCTCACCAGTGCGGCCAAGGGCCTTCAAGGAGAGTGGGTGGGGCCCTCGGCCTGCCCTGTCACACATACGGGTACTTGTTTTTCACTGTGATGTTTAAGAGAATGTATGAACAGTTTACATTTTCCTTAGAAATATATTAATGGGATCACAGTTggcttaaaagaaaaactgtaaatcTTTGTTTCAACCCATACTGATCTGAAGGTAAATCTACAGATGATGCTTTTTCAAAATTCAGCAGTGTCTCAGCTTCCAAGGCCAAAGACCCCATCAAGGCTTCTGAGTGCTGGGCAAGAGGTTGCACAGGCACCTACACCTTACTTCTTACACTTCATTTTCACTCCCTTAGTaactttctaattaaaaaaaaaatcagatgagtATTATTTCACTAAAAAGACCTGTGAGTCtatctacaggaaaaaaaaaatcaatcttcatTAATAAGGACTGAGAGTTGCTGAGGCCTGACGGAACGGGAGCTTTGTGGCTCTTTCTGCACCAAAGCCAAGACGTCGTGGGGGAGGGTCTCAACACCAGTCTGCATCCTCACTGTGCCCACGGGAACCAGCTGGGAATAagtcacaaaacaaaaatcctctgtgctttacTATGAGGTACATTTATTTCCTGACAGCATTTTTCTTAGAATGGTTATATTCTTGGCCTGTTGTGTATGTTTTAGATTTTTCAGTtaagagaaaagatatttaagTAATAAAACTCACACACTTAAGAGATCACGCAACATCTATTTCAGTAGAGTATGTGTTGCTTGAATTCTTGGGCAAGGCAGAGTCTGGATCAGAAGCCATATGGCCCAGGTATGTTTTATTTAGACAACATGATgccttaaatgttttaaaataagttacTGACATTTAAAGATGGGGAGATCGCAACAAATCTGGTTTCTGgcctcttatttaaaaagaaaatccaacctGGCAACATCCCTATAGAACAAGGCAACAATCAGAGCTGAGTAGAGGCTGCTTTAAACTCCCATATTCTCCTTCTGGGCTCTCAAAGCATCTGAATTTGCAAGCTCCAGGGCTGTTACAGTGAGAGCTCCAGTTCAGTGACCATATGCCCAGCTAAGGACGGCATACTTCAACTTCACCATTTCCCTGGAGGAAGAAAATCATGTACACAGTAAAAatactcatctgtgaaatgtgtCTCCTCAGAGATGAATGCAATTTCTGTAAGGGAAGAACCACAGACAACTTCCTAATCTTCTGGAATTCTGGACTTTTAGCCAACACCTATGAACATCTGCCATGGGCTGGGGAGGTTAATCTATTAACACAGGCAAGCAGCCTTCTGTGACTAATACCGAATGAAGTCATAGGTTTTAAGTAAAGCAAACTCTcattaggaaaacaaaacccTCATTCAAGATCGTTTTGCACTTAGTACT comes from Canis lupus baileyi chromosome 13, mCanLup2.hap1, whole genome shotgun sequence and encodes:
- the TTC39A gene encoding tetratricopeptide repeat protein 39A isoform X3, whose amino-acid sequence is MGQKGHKDSLYPCESRTSVSSLHEALDQCMIALDLFLTNQFSEALSYLKPRTKESMYHSLTYATILEMQAMMTFDPQDILLAGNMMKEAQTLCQRHRKKSSVTDSFSNLVHRPTMDQFTEEEIHAEVCYAECLLQRAALTFLQDENMVSFIKGGIKVRNSYQTYKELDNLVQSSQYCKGENHRHFEGGVKLGVGAFNLTLSMLPTRILRLLEFVGFSGNKDYGLLQLEEGASGHSFRAVLCVLLLLCYHTFLTFVLGTGHVNVEEAEKLLQPYLKRYPKGAIFLFFAGRIEAIKGNVDTAIRRFEECCEAQQHWKQFHHMCYWELMWCFTYKGQWKMAYFYADLLSKENSWSKATYIYMKAAYLSMFGKEDYKPFGDDEVELFRAVPALKLKIAGKSLPTEKFAIRKSRRYLSPKPVSLPIPALEMMYIWNGYAVIGKQPELTDRILGIITKAEEMLEKGPGDHPRALEPARLSHITENEYSVDDECLVKLLKGLCLKYLGRVQEAEENFRSISSNEKKIKYDHYLIPNALLELALLFMEQGRNEEAVKLLETAKQNYKNYSMESRTHFRIQAAVLQAKSSLENGTRSTGSVSL
- the TTC39A gene encoding tetratricopeptide repeat protein 39A isoform X2, with the protein product MSHGPRQRAWRWRPLPSAPPDGAFPEARTSVSSLHEALDQCMIALDLFLTNQFSEALSYLKPRTKESMYHSLTYATILEMQAMMTFDPQDILLAGNMMKEAQTLCQRHRKKSSVTDSFSNLVHRPTMDQFTEEEIHAEVCYAECLLQRAALTFLQDENMVSFIKGGIKVRNSYQTYKELDNLVQSSQYCKGENHRHFEGGVKLGVGAFNLTLSMLPTRILRLLEFVGFSGNKDYGLLQLEEGASGHSFRAVLCVLLLLCYHTFLTFVLGTGHVNVEEAEKLLQPYLKRYPKGAIFLFFAGRIEAIKGNVDTAIRRFEECCEAQQHWKQFHHMCYWELMWCFTYKGQWKMAYFYADLLSKENSWSKATYIYMKAAYLSMFGKEDYKPFGDDEVELFRAVPALKLKIAGKSLPTEKFAIRKSRRYLSPKPVSLPIPALEMMYIWNGYAVIGKQPELTDRILGIITKAEEMLEKGPGDHPRALEPARLSHITENEYSVDDECLVKLLKGLCLKYLGRVQEAEENFRSISSNEKKIKYDHYLIPNALLELALLFMEQGRNEEAVKLLETAKQNYKNYSMESRTHFRIQAAVLQAKSSLENGTRSTGSVSL
- the TTC39A gene encoding tetratricopeptide repeat protein 39A isoform X4, whose product is MGQKGHKDSLYPCERTSVSSLHEALDQCMIALDLFLTNQFSEALSYLKPRTKESMYHSLTYATILEMQAMMTFDPQDILLAGNMMKEAQTLCQRHRKKSSVTDSFSNLVHRPTMDQFTEEEIHAEVCYAECLLQRAALTFLQDENMVSFIKGGIKVRNSYQTYKELDNLVQSSQYCKGENHRHFEGGVKLGVGAFNLTLSMLPTRILRLLEFVGFSGNKDYGLLQLEEGASGHSFRAVLCVLLLLCYHTFLTFVLGTGHVNVEEAEKLLQPYLKRYPKGAIFLFFAGRIEAIKGNVDTAIRRFEECCEAQQHWKQFHHMCYWELMWCFTYKGQWKMAYFYADLLSKENSWSKATYIYMKAAYLSMFGKEDYKPFGDDEVELFRAVPALKLKIAGKSLPTEKFAIRKSRRYLSPKPVSLPIPALEMMYIWNGYAVIGKQPELTDRILGIITKAEEMLEKGPGDHPRALEPARLSHITENEYSVDDECLVKLLKGLCLKYLGRVQEAEENFRSISSNEKKIKYDHYLIPNALLELALLFMEQGRNEEAVKLLETAKQNYKNYSMESRTHFRIQAAVLQAKSSLENGTRSTGSVSL
- the TTC39A gene encoding tetratricopeptide repeat protein 39A isoform X9, with protein sequence MIALDLFLTNQFSEALSYLKPRTKESMYHSLTYATILEMQAMMTFDPQDILLAGNMMKEAQTLCQRHRKKSSVTDSFSNLVHRPTMDQFTEEEIHAEVCYAECLLQRAALTFLQDENMVSFIKGGIKVRNSYQTYKELDNLVQSSQYCKGENHRHFEGGVKLGVGAFNLTLSMLPTRILRLLEFVGFSGNKDYGLLQLEEGASGHSFRAVLCVLLLLCYHTFLTFVLGTGHVNVEEAEKLLQPYLKRYPKGAIFLFFAGRIEAIKGNVDTAIRRFEECCEAQQHWKQFHHMCYWELMWCFTYKGQWKMAYFYADLLSKENSWSKATYIYMKAAYLSMFGKEDYKPFGDDEVELFRAVPALKLKIAGKSLPTEKFAIRKSRRYLSPKPVSLPIPALEMMYIWNGYAVIGKQPELTDRILGIITKAEEMLEKGPGDHPRALEPARLSHITENEYSVDDECLVKLLKGLCLKYLGRVQEAEENFRSISSNEKKIKYDHYLIPNALLELALLFMEQGRNEEAVKLLETAKQNYKNYSMESRTHFRIQAAVLQAKSSLENGTRSTGSVSL
- the TTC39A gene encoding tetratricopeptide repeat protein 39A isoform X8 produces the protein MSHGPRQRAWRWRPLPSAPPDGAFPEARTSVSSLHEALDQCMIALDLFLTNQFSEALSYLKPRTKESMYHSLTYATILEMQAMMTFDPQDILLAGNMMKEAQTLCQRHRKKSSVTDSFSNLVHRPTMDQFTEEEIHAEVCYAECLLQRAALTFLQDENMVSFIKGGIKVRNSYQTYKELDNLVQSSQYCKGENHRHFEGGVKLGVGAFNLTLSMLPTRILRLLEFVGFSGNKDYGLLQLEEGASGHSFRAVLCVLLLLCYHTFLTFVLGTGHVNVEEAEKLLQPYLKRYPKGAIFLFFAGRIEAIKGNVDTAIRRFEECCEAQQHWKQFHHMCYWELMWCFTYKGQWKMAYFYADLLSKENSWSKATYIYMKAAYLSMFGKEDYKPFGDDEVELFRAVPALKLKIAGKSLPTEKFAIRKSRRYLSPKPVSLPIPALEMMYIWNGYAVIGKQPELTDRILGIITKAEEMLEKGPENEYSVDDECLVKLLKGLCLKYLGRVQEAEENFRSISSNEKKIKYDHYLIPNALLELALLFMEQGRNEEAVKLLETAKQNYKNYSMESRTHFRIQAAVLQAKSSLENGTRSTGSVSL
- the TTC39A gene encoding tetratricopeptide repeat protein 39A isoform X10, yielding MYHSLTYATILEMQAMMTFDPQDILLAGNMMKEAQTLCQRHRKKSSVTDSFSNLVHRPTMDQFTEEEIHAEVCYAECLLQRAALTFLQDENMVSFIKGGIKVRNSYQTYKELDNLVQSSQYCKGENHRHFEGGVKLGVGAFNLTLSMLPTRILRLLEFVGFSGNKDYGLLQLEEGASGHSFRAVLCVLLLLCYHTFLTFVLGTGHVNVEEAEKLLQPYLKRYPKGAIFLFFAGRIEAIKGNVDTAIRRFEECCEAQQHWKQFHHMCYWELMWCFTYKGQWKMAYFYADLLSKENSWSKATYIYMKAAYLSMFGKEDYKPFGDDEVELFRAVPALKLKIAGKSLPTEKFAIRKSRRYLSPKPVSLPIPALEMMYIWNGYAVIGKQPELTDRILGIITKAEEMLEKGPGDHPRALEPARLSHITENEYSVDDECLVKLLKGLCLKYLGRVQEAEENFRSISSNEKKIKYDHYLIPNALLELALLFMEQGRNEEAVKLLETAKQNYKNYSMESRTHFRIQAAVLQAKSSLENGTRSTGSVSL